One segment of Primulina tabacum isolate GXHZ01 chromosome 6, ASM2559414v2, whole genome shotgun sequence DNA contains the following:
- the LOC142549848 gene encoding LOW QUALITY PROTEIN: protein kinase PVPK-1 (The sequence of the model RefSeq protein was modified relative to this genomic sequence to represent the inferred CDS: inserted 1 base in 1 codon), whose translation MPYNNVRSLVEGVGSLQMSSSSMGCVEYDSSVNAINHPPNPSSKKQYRWSGSLSGSSAIPTDLKLKTTNSAPGSVXQTELSSKTSHSMIQKDGESRVINKGKTQFLGTGEEEDEMTDAEIQKQTLDDPENLITCDLQESSVFASSSSEGDIDLLNANLPSKPGIGYCVSPQNSIFYSATQNTEAKQNFTNTEVSECVSGIKKSGESGEVSNSCDLVESRKINMYRGSTCSDVSDESSSSSLSSAIYKPHKANDTRWEAIQAVRSWNNGALELKNFRIFKRLGCGDIGSVHLAELIGTRTCFAMKVMDKDALASRKKLLRAQTEREILQSLDHPFLPTLYTHFETGKFSFLLMEFCPGGDLHSLRQKQPGKFFPEDAARFYVAEVLLALEYLHMLGIIYRDLKPENVLVREDGHIMLSDFDLSLRCAMSPTLVKASVPNAESKNQGYCVQPSCIEPSCVIQPACIQPTCFGPRFLKNPKKEKKSKPKTEICNHVTPLPELIAEPTNARSMSFVGTHEYLAPEIIKGEGHGSAVDWWTFGIFLHELLLGRTPFKGAGNRANLFNVVGQSLRFPETPTVRFAARDLIRGLLVKEPQHRLAYRRGATGIKQHPFFQSVNWALIRCAAPPDVPPPFLVPDAGTPVRPTAEKVQGVDVKASRNYFEIDFF comes from the exons ATGCCATACAACAATGTAAGATCACTCGTTGAAGGAGTTGGTTCCTTACAGATGAGTTCCAGTTCAATGGGTTGTGTTGAATATGACTCTTCTGTGAACGCGATTAATCATCCACCCAATCCGTCGTCTAAGAAGCAATATAGATGGTCAGGAAGTTTGTCCGGGTCCAGTGCCATACCTACAGACCTTAAGTTGAAGACTACAAATTCTGCACCTGGCTCCG ATCAGACAGAACTCTCTAGTAAAACGTCCCATTCCATGATTCAAAAGGATGGAGAAAGCAGAGTAATCAACAAAGGAAAAACGCAATTTCTTGGCACTggtgaagaagaagatgaaatGACAGACGCTGAGATTCAAAAGCAGACATTGGATGATCCTGAGAATCTTATCACCTGTGATCTTCAAGAATCTTCGGTTTTTGCTTCATCATCATCTGAGGGCGACATTGATCTTTTGAATGCAAACTTACCTTCTAAACCTGGAATTGGATATTGCGTGAGCCCTCAAAACAGTATTTTTTACTCTGCCACACAGAACACAGAAGCTAAACAAAACTTTACAAACACCGAAGTCAGTGAATGTGTGAGTGGTATCAAGAAGTCTGGTGAAAGTGGTGAAGTTAGCAACTCATGTGATTTGGTTGAGAGTAGGAAAATTAACATGTACCGAGGCAGTACTTGCAGTGATGTTAGTGACGAGAGCAGCTCTAGTAGTTTGAGCAGTGCTATATACAAGCCTCACAAAGCCAATGATACTAGGTGGGAAGCAATTCAAGCAGTCAGGTCTTGGAACAATGGGGCACTGGAGTTGAAAAATTTCAGGATTTTCAAGAGATTGGGGTGTGGGGATATAGGAAGTGTTCATCTGGCAGAGTTGATCGGAACAAGAACTTGTTTTGCCATGAAAGTGATGGATAAAGATGCTCTAGCAAGTCGGAAGAAACTTCTCAGAGCTCAGACAGAAAGAGAGATTCTGCAATCTCTGGATCATCCCTTCCTCCCCACTTTATACACTCACTTTGAGACaggaaaattttcttttttgctGATGGAGTTTTGCCCTGGAGGAGATTTGCACTCGCTTCGGCAAAAACAACCTGGAAAATTTTTCCCCGAGGATGCCGCCAG GTTTTATGTGGCAGAAGTTCTTCTTGCATTAGAGTATTTGCACATGCTTGGCATCATTTACAGAGATCTTAAACCAGAAAACGTTTTAGTAAGGGAAGATGGTCATATAATGCTGTCAGATTTCGACCTCTCCTTAAGATGTGCCATGAGCCCAACCTTAGTCAAAGCCTCGGTTCCCAACGCAGAATCCAAAAATCAAGGCTACTGTGTCCAGCCTTCTTGCATTGAGCCATCGTGTGTGATCCAGCCAGCTTGTATACAACCGACATGTTTTGGACCACGTTTCcttaaaaatccaaaaaaagaaaagaaatccaAGCCAAAAACAGAAATATGTAATCACGTCACCCCTCTTCCTGAACTTATAGCCGAACCCACAAATGCTCGATCCATGTCCTTTGTAGGCACACATGAATACTTGGCACCAGAAATAATCAAAGGCGAAGGCCATGGCAGTGCAGTGGATTGGTGGACGTTTGGGATCTTTCTTCACGAGCTATTGTTAGGGAGAACTCCTTTTAAGGGTGCCGGAAATAGAGCTAATTTGTTTAATGTTGTTGGACAGTCGTTGAGGTTTCCCGAAACACCTACCGTTAGATTTGCTGCAAGAGATTTGATCAGAGGCTTACTTGTGAAAGAGCCACAGCATCGCCTTGCGTATAGAAGGGGGGCAACCGGAATTAAACAGCATCCCTTTTTTCAGAGCGTGAATTGGGCTCTTATACGTTGTGCCGCGCCGCCAGACGTGCCACCACCATTCTTGGTGCCCGATGCAGGAACACCTGTACGACCCACAGCTGAGAAAGTCCAAGGTGTAGATGTGAAAGCTTCACGTAATTACTTTGAGATTGATTTCTTCTGA
- the LOC142549846 gene encoding uncharacterized protein LOC142549846, with amino-acid sequence MLALDPTDKLSKNRCISYGDLVIVYERHDSMKAVKVLENGVFQNRFGMFKHSDWIGKHFGSKVLSNKGGFVHLLSPTPELWTLVLSHRTQILYIADISFVVMYLEIVPGCVLLESGTGSGSLTTSLARAVAPNGRVYTFDFHEQRAASAREDFESNGLSSLVSVGVRDIQGEGFPDEYSGQADSIFLDLPQPWLAIPSAAKMLKQDGVLCSFSPCIEQVQRSCETLRVDFTDIRTFEVLLHTYEVREASLRSWEDDEEGLSAMNSCKKRQRGANGVENSLPRSIVAKRSGETRGHTGYLTFARLKCTM; translated from the exons ATGTTGGCACTCGATCCCACTGATAAGTTATCCAAGAATCGTTGCATAAGCTATGGAGATTTGGTTATAGTATACGAGAGACACGATAGCATGAAGGCCGTAAAGGTTTTGGAAAACGGCGTTTTCCAGAACCGATTTGGTATGTTTAAGCATTCAGATTGGATTGGAAAACACTTTGGATCTAAGGTGCTAAGCAACAAGGGTGGATTTGTGCACTTGTTATCTCCAACTCCGGAGTTATGGACCCTAGTTTTAAGCCATAGAACTCAGATTTTGTACATTGCTGATATCAGTTTCGTGGTGATGTACTTGGAGATTGTTCCGGGTTGTGTGTTGCTTGAGTCGGGAACTGGAAGTGGATCATTGACCACGTCGCTGGCTCGTGCAGTTGCGCCGAATGGACGTGTTTATACATTTGATTTTCATGAACAGAGAGCAGCCTCGGCTAG GGAGGATTTTGAAAGTAACGGGTTGAGTAGTCTGGTAAGCGTAGGTGTGAGAGATATACAGGGTGAGGGTTTCCCCGATGAATATTCTGGGCAAGCAGACTCCATTTTTCTCGACCTGCCTCAACCATGGTTGGCCATACCTTCAGCTGCAAAAATGCTGAAGCAAGATGGGGTTTTGTGCTCCTTCTCTCCTTGCATCGAACAAGTACAAAGATCCTGTGAGACTCTCAGAGTGGACTTCACTG ATATAAGAACATTTGAAGTGCTTCTCCACACGTATGAAGTTCGAGAAGCTTCCTTGAGGAGCTGGGAGGATGACGAAGAAGGTTTATCAGCAATGAATAGTTGCAAGAAGAGGCAGCGCGGAGCGAATGGGGTGGAGAATTCTTTGCCTCGCTCTATCGTGGCAAAACGAAGTGGTGAGACAAGAGGTCATACGGGTTATTTGACATTTGCCAGACTCAAGTGCACGATGTGA
- the LOC142549849 gene encoding ABC transporter B family member 26, chloroplastic-like, with protein sequence MANLSSTLHFRVPFKYHRNKSFPATVPTTKFQLPDSVRIPELSRTVITLFNTDSVKIPGRYSVSNAFKGGREYCHGDRDEIIHVLKRWVGFTRGFFPGGSWWRLPDNEREVGSSSIAEKPMTVLSALNQMWALINDEKGLLYTSFGALTIAALSEITIPGIITDSVFSAANCETLMFYRKSQLLVLLCLTSGICSGLRSGCFAIANMILVKRMRETLFSSLLLQDVSFFDSEAVGDLTSRISADCQRLSRTLGNDIHLILRNILQGSGAFVNLMILSWPLALSSLIICFTLSAIFVIYGQYQKKAAKLAQDFTSSANEVAQESLSSIRIIRAYGTESEECQRFAEWLDRLASLDMRESVAYGLWNMSFIILCRMTQVFAVILGGMSIFSRRVSAEQLTKYVLYCEWLIYAAWRIQDNMSSLLQSVGACEKVLQLMHCSPGSQFLSKGAKFQELTGCIEFANVSFHYPSRNTVPILKSVNITIQSNEVVAIVGASGSGKSTLIKLMLRLYEPISGEIHINCIPIKEMDIRSLREKIGFVGQEPHIFRSDVKSNISYGCFRSITREEIESAAKKVHAHDFISGLPNGYDTIIDDSLLSGGQKQRIAIARAILRDPELLVLDEATSSLDAESESYIKEVLYTLKNDSKKRTILIISHRLSTIKAADRILVMENGQIVEVGNHRELMHRNGEYARLFKSHADSLSFLHHRENGLAD encoded by the exons ATGGCCAATCTTTCGTCCACGCTCCATTTTCGAGTCCCCTTCAAATATCACAGAAACAAATCGTTTCCAGCTACTGTTCCCACAACCAAATTCCAACTCCCCGACTCTGTACGTATCCCAGAGCTAAGTCGCACAGTTATCACTCTATTTAATACCGATTCGGTGAAAATTCCTGGGAGATATTCAGTTTCAAATGCATTTAAGGGAGGTCGGGAGTATTGCCACGGAGATAGAGATGAAATTATTCACGTTTTGAAGAGATGGGTGGGGTTTACTCGGGGATTTTTTCCCGGTGGAAGTTGGTGGAGATTGCCTGATAACGAGCGCGAAGTTGGTAGCTCATCGATTGCGGAGAAGCCGATGACTGTCTTGAGTGCTCTGAATCAAATGTGGGCGTTGATAAATGATGAGAAAGGGCTCCTGTACACATCATTTGGCGCCCTAACCATTGCAGCg CTTTCAGAGATTACAATTCCCGGGATAATCACCGACAGTGTTTTTTCTGCAGCAAATTGTGAAACCTTGATGTTCTACCGGAAGTCTCAGCTTCTGGTTTTGTTGTGTCTAACGTCAGGGATATGCAG TGGCTTGCGAAGTGGATGTTTTGCTATTGCTAATATGATTTTG GTTAAGCGCATGAGGGAAACTTTATTTAGCTCTCTTCTTCTTCAG GATGTGTCCTTTTTTGACTCGGAAGCAGTTGGAGATTTGACTAGCAGGATTAGTGCAGATTGTCAACGATTATCCCGTACACTTGGAAATGATATACATTTGATCCTGAGAAATATTCTTCAG GGTTCAGGTGCTTTTGTCAACTTAATGATTTTGTCGTGGCCCCTAGCATTGTCATCACTGATCATATGCTTTACTTTATCTgcaatttttgttatttatggCCA GTACCAGAAAAAAGCAGCAAAGCTTGCTCAAGATTTTACCTCTTCTGCCAATGAA GTTGCGCAAGAATCGCTGTCTTCTATCAGAATAATCCGGGCGTATGGAACAGAATCAGAAGAGTGCCAAAG GTTCGCAGAATGGCTTGACCGGCTGGCGTCTTTGGATATGCGAGAAAGTGTTGCTTATGGACTCTGGAACATGAGCTTCATCATCTTGTGTAGAATGACTCAG GTTTTTGCAGTCATTTTAGGAGGAATGTCTATTTTCTCCCGTCGTGTCTCTGCTGAGCAACTGACAAAGTATGTCTTATATTGCGAGTGGTTGATTTATGCGGCCTGGAGGATACAAGACAACATGTCATCATTGCTTCAGTCAGTTGGTGCCTGTGAAAAAGTTTTACAGTTGATGCATTGTTCCCCTGGTAGTCAATTCTTATCAAAAG GAGCAAAATTTCAAGAGTTGACAGGCTGCATTGAGTTTGCTAATGTGTCTTTTCACTATCCTTCTAGAAACACG GTACCTATTTTGAAAAGTGTGAATATCACTATACAATCTAATGAAGTAGTGGCAATT GTTGGTGCCAGTGGTAGCGGGAAAAGCACATTGATCAAACTTATGCTTCGTCTCTATGAGCCAATCAGTGGTGAG ATTCACATAAACTGCATTCCTATTAAAGAGATGGACATCAGGTCGCTGAGAGAAAAGATTGGATTTGTTGGGCAG GAGCCCCACATTTTCCGTAGTGATGTCAAGTCAAACATAAGCTATGGCTGCTTTAGAAGCATAACAAGAGAAGAGATAGAGTCTGCTGCAAAGAAAGTACATGCACACGATTTCATCTCTGGTCTTCCCAATGGTTATGATACCATAATTGACGATAGTTTACTGAGTGGAGGGCAAAAGCAGCGCATCGCAATAGCACGGGCCATCCTCAGAGATCCGGAGCTATTGGTACTTGATGAAGCCACCAGTTCTCTCGATGCTGAGAGTGAAAGTTACATCAAG GAAGTTCTTTATACTTTGAAAAATGATTCGAAAAAAAGGACCATCCTTATAATCTCACACAG GTTGTCTACTATCAAAGCAGCTGATAGAATCCTGGTTATGGAAAACGGACAAATTGTTGAG GTTGGCAATCACAGAGAGCTCATGCATAGGAATGGAGAATATGCAAGATTATTCAAATCACATGCAGATTCCCTATCTTTTCTCCATCATCGAGAAAATGGCCTCGCCGACTGA
- the LOC142549847 gene encoding altered inheritance of mitochondria protein 32-like: MAGESASFSTTVASAEEENTDYGFERAEMYQGNLAGTVNPYERHLFLCYKSHESWPSHIENSESDPLPTLLASALKARKKDFQVQTRLTICEGGDDVKLSEGDVVIFPDMIIYRGLKDSDVDSFVDDVVVNGNPWVSRIPDELTGSYVFVCAHNNRDRRCGVCGPVLIEKFKEEIEFRNLRNQVFVTACSHVGGHKYAGNVIIFSADPEGKIVGNWYGYVTPNDVAELLDRQIVKGEVIDRIWRGQMGGKVKETEKVDEPKLANGTSVANNVFQPQENAIEEKAQRSASCCQGANGFSCCRDENTEQKQDKNKGGLSCWTSKLEHRHVLTTVAIAGAIGTIALAYAFYKRAR, from the exons ATGGCAGGAGAATCGGCCAGTTTTTCGACCACCGTCGCCTCCGCCGAGGAGGAGAACACCGATTACGGCTTCGAGCGCGCGGAGATGTACCAGGGTAACCTTGCCGGGACGGTTAACCCATACGAACGTCATTTGTTCCTCTGCTACAAGTCTCACGAGTCGTGGCCTTCTCACATAGAAAATTCTGAATCCGATCCGCTACCAACGCTGCTTGCTTCCGCTCTCAAAGCTAGGAAAAAGGACTTCCAAGTTCAG ACTCGGTTGACTATATGTGAGGGAGGCGATGATGTGAAGTTATCGGAAGGAGATGTTGTGATTTTTCCTGACATGATCATATACAG GGGATTGAAAGACTCAGACGTGGATAGCTTTGTCGATGATGTGGTTGTTAATGGCAATCCTTGGGTATCTAGGATCCCGGATGAGTTAACTGGTTCTTATGTGTTCGTCTGTGCTCATAACAACCGAGACCGAAGATGTGGTGTTTGTGGTCCAGTTCTGATTGAGAAGTTCAAAGAGGAGATTGAATTCAGGAATTTGAGGAACCAGGTTTTTGTTACCGCTTGCTCACATGTAGGTGGTCACAAATATGCAGGCAATGTGATAATTTTTAGTGCAGATCCGGAAGGAAAAATTGTTGGTAACTG GTACGGCTATGTCACCCCTAATGATGTTGCTGAATTGCTTGATCGGCAAATTGTGAAGGGAGAAGTTATTGACCGCATATGGAG GGGCCAAATGGGCGGTAAGGTTAAAGAAACAGAAAAGGTTGATGAACCGAAGCTTGCTAATGGGACATCTGTGGCGAACAATGTATTCCAGCCTCAAGAGAATGCCATTGAAGAGAAGGCACAAAGATCTGCAAGTTGTTGCCAAGGTGCTAATGGATTCTCTTGCTGTAGAGATGAGAACACTGAACAGAAACAGGATAAGAACAAGGGAGGATTGTCTTGCTGGACAAGTAAATTGGAGCATCGCCATGTTCTCACAACAGTTGCTATAGCTGGTGCAATTGGTACTATCGCTTTGGCGTATGCTTTTTACAAAAGAGCTAGGTGA